The following proteins are co-located in the Camelina sativa cultivar DH55 chromosome 12, Cs, whole genome shotgun sequence genome:
- the LOC104733138 gene encoding ras-related protein RABF2b-like — MAAAGNKSINAKLVLLGDVGAGKSSLVLRFVKDQFVEFQESTIGAAFFSQTLAVNDATVKFEIWDTAGQERYHSLAPMYYRGAAASIIVFDVTNQEAHSVEILFGIGVDLLSYTVIYLVTLLSMMVKRVLK, encoded by the exons ATGGCTGCAGCTGGAAACAAGAGCATTAACGCCAAATTG GTGTTACTTGGAGATGTTGGAGCTGGGAAATCAAGTCTTGTCTTACGGTTTGTCAAAGATCAGTTTGTTGAATTCCAG GAATCAACCATTGGTGCTGCTTTCTTCTCACAAACATTAGCTGTGAACGATGCTACTGTCAAGTTTGAGATTTGGGATACAGCGGGTCAAGAACGATACCATAGTTTGGCTCCAATGTACTACAGGGGTGCTGCTGCGTCAATCATTGTCTTTGATGTTACGAATCAG GAAGCTCATAGTGTAGAGATTTTGTTTGGAATTGGAGTTGATCTTTTAAGTTATACGGTTATCTATTTGGTAACTTTGTTGTCGATGATGGTGAAGAGAGTTCTGAAATAA